TTTTGAAGTCCTTCATTTGAAACTGATGTTTTGGAAGTACCACCCACAGAATCTCCATGAGAATTAGAAGAGGTTGCAACTGTAGCCGCACTAAAATTCAACTGCGATGTTAACTCCTTAGTACCTTCAATGACTTTGGTATCATCTCGACTGTTCATATTGGGTACAATCATAGTCATATCGCCCTTGATATCAACGTTCTCTAGAGGAGGCATATTGGCTTTTTGAGGGTTGATCATAGTCATCTCCAAAGATCTCTCCAGTTGCTCCACATCGTAACCATAATCGAGCATTtgttcatcatcttcagcCGATAAGGACCTTTGTTTGCCTCTACCTGAAGATATTGCTTGATTGAGTTCTGATTGAGAATAAGATGGCAGTCGACCAACACAGGAATTGAATACTTCGATATTTATACTTTTTAGCAATTTTATTAGAAGAATGATGGCAGATAACGAACTCTgatcttcaacatcttttATCGTGTCAAAATTTTGTAGCAATGTCTCCACTAAAGTGGTCAAATAATTATCACTAATATCATGTCTCTCAAGAAATAGCAAAAGGAACTGTGCATGAAAAAGTATAAGTGGTtgtttgaacttgattaTTTGCATAGATATACGGGCATTTGATTCGTACCGTATATCGTTACACGTTTGGAGTGTATGAATGACTTCAGAACAAACTTCATTGTTATCGACGAAGTTGGATAATTGTTCCACAAACGAttccatcaaaaaattttctttgaaattggcGTTGGATTCAAGTGCAATCACTGCCATTCGTAGGACACTTCTCAGACTAGTAAATTTGCATAATCGGGCAATCGTGTCTTTGGCAAGTAAAGGTATTAGGACCGTGGGGTCATTTATGGATATCGAGTTTACCAGAGTTTCCAACTTTGCCGGTAATGTTTCGttcatcaacaaagaaaaacgAAGTAAAGAAATACCCTCTTTTTGTGCTAATACAGATGATGAACTTAAAAGATTAAAgatattttcaaaagtttgtGGTGAAGGAGTGTTAGGTTCAATTGCCGTCTTCTTTTGACTTCCCATACTAGACTCAGTGGTCAAACCTTGAAATACAGTTGAAACCGGCTCTGCAGATTGAGGAACTTTAGTAGTGGTGACCTCGGTTGAGCTTCTTTGAGATTCATTACCAGAACTGTGCCTAACGCCCAAGGACGAATGAGGCTTTTGACTCGAAAGAAGTTGCAATTTATTTGATGTAGACACTCTGGATGGTTTTCCCAATTCCAGTAAAGATTCAGCCTTTGCACTTTCCGACTCTTTGCTGAATTGACGGTGATCGACAGACTTTACAGATTGTGAAGAATGTTTAAGTTTGAACTCATCCTGAGACTTGACCTTCATTCTTTGAAGGGCCTTTTTAACATTGTTATCAAGTCGATTGAAGACAACATCTGAAGCTTCAGGATATAAAGCATGCAATCGCCAAAACAATTCTCGCATATTCTCTCTGACTTCGGCCGATTGATCTGGAAGATTGCGCAAtagaatctttgaaatgaaTTCCACTAATCCGTTGGACTCAAAAACAGCGGATTCGTTATCAGTATATCGGTAGAGAAGAATGGTGGCCCATATCGCTGAATACAATCTTGGCTGAGGATTTTTCTCAGTCGAAGCATTCTGTATTAAGGTAATTAGCTTCGAAGTCAAGATGCAATTGGATAGTATACCACTTATTGATGCCATGGATGTCATTGATGTGATCCTTTTTGTTGCACTGCATTGTCTAAAAAGTGTAGTAGAAATGTGATCAATTGTAAAGGAATCTAAGTGTGTATTCAATATTATGGACGCTTCTTTCACAAGCTGGCACCCATTAGAACACAAAGTCGTGCGTAGAGACATTATTGCTTTGCTAATTGATTCTAGCATGAGTCGAATACATTGACTAAGCTCATGAGGGTAATCTTGGGGTGCATTTCCTCGTAAAGTAGATCgcaaaaaaatcattgcCTGTTCTCTGCCTCTCCAGTTAAGCTCTGTCTCCTTAccttcaaacttggaatcGTACGTTGATAATTCTCGAGTAAAAGATTCCAAATCAGATATATTATGTATTGCAACGTTGGGTTCCAAGGCATAGCCCTCCAGTGTATTTAAAAAGGCAGATAATGACGAAGACTGGGACGTTAGCGTGAAAGAAGAGTGATGCAAAGTGGATTTTGGTGGTGCCGCAACTGGGGGATTTCTAAGTTTGGCGATTGACGGCTTAGATTTGATTCGGCGTACGGTATTggtcttcaaagaagaggGTGGTAATGAAGACTTGATTGCTACGGACCCAGCGGAAACAAAATTGTTTTCCACACTCTCTTGCTTCAATAGCTTGTATTCGTCAACTAACCTGGGTTCTATGCTTTCCAGTAGGTCTTTGGACACATCTTCTCTCACGTCTTCTTTGACCAATTCCTTTGCAAGATCAATTGCAGCTGCTTTATTGGGGCAATTGGTAAAAAACTCTATCAGTAGTTGCTTTGAAGCATTCTGTAGTTCTAATTTGGGTGACTTTAGTATTCGGACAACTTTGCTGGTGAATGGTTTAAAAGTAAAGCTCTGAACATTAGTCGACACCATGTCTAGTAGTAATAACAATGATTCCAAAACGACGCCACTTTCATTACTCATAAGACCGTGATCTCTAATAGCAGTTTCGACTTCCATAGGGCAGGATTCCCAATACACTTTAATGGCCTTCTTGGCAGAGTTCTTCACTGCAGTTTTGGGATGGTCGAGTTTCCCTATTAAGACTGGCAATGCAAAGTAGTCTATGATTTTTAGTACATTGGCATCTTGCATGCTAACTCTCTTCACCAAGTGACAAAGTGTGCTAAACGCCAGTATGGGTATTGAAGTATTTTCGTTTTCTTGTTTGTTAATGGCGATAGTCAAACACTCAAAATACTTTGGGACGTTTGCCAAATTGACAAAGTCTTTTTTCACGTGAGTCTTAAACTTGTTGATGAGCATTTCTGTGTAAGATATGTTACTATCTATGACGGCATTATACAACTCCTGGGCATCGTTGTTCATGATCGCCAGTATCACCAGAGTGTTTATTTGTTGTAGTTTGGTGGGAGAAATCGATATCTGAGACGCGATTTAATTTAGGTTCGTGTGTTATTGTGAATTATTTGGGGAGTTGGGGCAAGACGATTGGCATGAAAGTTGTTTCCAACGTTCAATTGTTCTATTAATTTGTCTCTATCCGACATCTAGGATGCTTATGTACGTGCTTGATGACTCAAGCTATGCTAATTATGCGATTGTAGACGAATGCTATGCGAATAGATCCATAAACACGGTTGGGTTTTAGGGCGAATGTTCGTTGTAGACAGGGATTAGTATCTTGCCTGATTTATGCTTGACTCCAGAAAACTTGGAGGCCAATTTGCCCCCATATTCACTTGGCTGACTCCACGCTATTTGAAGTGGTTTCAAAGTTATTCcgaaaaaggaaaaatgaCAAACAACTTTCAGTAGTTGCAATGCAATACCAGATCGTCTCCATTCGGGAGACACATAGATCCGAGAAATACCTACAAGAACATCTTTAACTGTCTGGTTCTCAACAACTCTGCCCTTTTCCACTATGAACCAATGAGGTTTAACTTTGGGATCATTCAAAGACTCCGTAACCACTACTCCAATGGCTCTGTTTTCGGCAATGCAAAGAAAAACCTTGCCCCTGCTTTTATCGGACATCCAGTAATTACACTCTGGAGGAGCATTCAAACATTTATTTGCGATTCCTATGACTTGTTGCGCTGCATTAACCTCAACTTTATTGTCGATATTAACCTCCACATACTTGCAGGGAATCAGtgttgaatttctttgaattttctgtGGAATCGCAAGTGTTGACACGTCTAACACGTTTCCCCAAGATTCAGTCCAGGGCCTGCCCAGCTGAACCTTCTGGTGGTACGCATCATGAAGCTTGATGTCTTGTGCCAAATATGGCACATACGCCATTTTACACACAGGACATATCTCCTGCTGCGGCAAGCTGGTTCTAAGATGAGACTGAACTTTCTTCACCGTATGGACAGGCTTTGTGACCGATTTAGATTTGTTTGCCCGCACGGAAGTGAGTACCATTAACGAGACACGGTCGATAGTACAGTTTCGACAGTTTCTGCACCTCTGTACTTCCATACACCAGATGTATCTCAAAAATGTCAACCCCGGAATGACTCGCGGAGAATGGCCTAACAATATCATCCATTTCCTTCACATTTGTAGACGACTATGAGTTTCTCCAACCCCAACCCCGAATTTGCCCATCTTTTACCTGTGGACggaaaatggaagaaagatATCACCAGCTGGCTAGACGAGGATACCCCTTCTTTTGATTACGGAGGATATGTGGTGGGTGAAAACCTGCAGAGTGCTACTCTATGGATAAAGTCCAACGGAGTCATTAGTGGAGTACCGTTTGCACAAGAGGTTTACAAACAATGCGGTTTGGAGGTCGAGTGGTTTCTAAAGGAAGGGGATTACATTTGTGGTGGAGACGAGGGTAAAGTGAAAGTTGCACTCGTTAAGGGCCCTGTTCGAAACATCCTCCTCGCTGAACGGTTATCGCTGAATATTCTAGCAAGATGCTCTGGGGTCGCTACTCAAAGCTATATTACTATAAAAAGGGCTAGAGAAGCTGGATACAAAGGAATCATTGCGGGAACCAGAAAGACTACTCCAGGATTACGATTGTTGGAAAAATACTCAATGCTCGTTGGTGGATGCGACAGTCACCGTTATGATCTAAGTTCTATGATTATGCTGAAAGACAACCATATCTGGTCAACTGGTTCGATCACCAAGGCCATTGAAAGTGCTCAAAAAGTGATTGGATTTAGCACTAAGATTGAGGTGGAAGTGCAAGACGAAGCTGAAGCCAATGAGGCCATAGCAGCAGGAGCCGATATTATCATGTTGGACAATTTCACCGGTGAGGGGCTGAAAGTCGCAGCcatcaatttgaagaacaagTGGGCTAACACAAACAAGAAATTCTATTTGGAGTGCAGTGGAGGTTTGACTTTGGATAATATAAAGGATTATCTGTgcaatgaaattgatatcTATAGTACTTCTTCGATCCATCAGGGAGTCGGTATAGTGGACTTCAGTCTGAAAATCAATAAATAAACCATATATAGAgtgtttcttttccttatAATCTAGCTCTTGTCAGTTGGTAACTGCAACTCGTCTTCCTTCTTTTGCTTCTGCTTGGCAATGGCATAGACTAGACCAGCGGCAAAACCAATAAAGATAGAGCTGATAGAATAGAAGTTGATAGGAGCCTTGAAAAATAGCAAACCAGACAGGGCAATTGGAAGCTTGTTCAAAGCACCAACCATCGAGTATGTCGTGGAAGATGTCACACGGACACACCATGCAGATGTGTATGAGATACCCACGGCAGACATTCCTGAAATAATCATGGAAGCGATGACAGCGTATTTGGTGTCTTCAGGGAAGTTCTGAGCTATGTTTTTAGCGGACCAGTCTTCAGTAGTCAAAGATGCAAAGAGCAAAATTGGAATGGAGAGAAGGTTGTTGTAATACATGGTGTCAaagtctttgaagttggtcAACTTTATTCTCTTTCTCATGAACAACACAAATGCGGCAGAGGAGAAACAGTTGGTGAACATCCAGAAATAGCCAATGTTAAAATTGAGTTTACCAGTGTCAACATTAGAATCACCATAAGAAGCCACTGCAGAGGAGAGCACCATCAATACAAACGAGCCCAGAGCCAAGTTGGTCACACGGCCTCCGAACCAGATGACTTCACCATAAGCAATAAGGATAATggtcaagtttttgaatatcGTGTAAATTGGAATGCTCAGATACTGTAGAGCCTTGGAGGAGGTATAAATCATGACAACTAACAGCACGGCGATTGGGAACCATTTCTTTGCTTCAACCTTGTTGAACTCTCTAAAGGTGATAACattcaattgcttcaaCGAGCTAATCAAGGTAATACAAACGATTCCCTGAACGGCAAGCAAAAAGAAGTTAAAGTTGAAATCGACACCGGACACGGCATACTTATTGGTAACTGTCATCAGAATTGATGCAGCACAGTAAGAAAAGATGGATAAGGGTGCAGAGTTGGTAAGCGATTTAGCCGCTACCGATCCTTTGTCAGCCATGATGTCTTGCTTTGATGATAAGTATTAGAACACGTCCacaaaagagaaaaagtACTGAAGCAActtgtttttttttagttTTTCAGTAGGATTAGGAGGAAAGCGCGATGGAAAAACGTTTCCCTAATGGTTGCACAGCTGTGGAATGAAACGCGAGGCTGGTGCGCGCAATTGTAATTGGCAATATACATGAAATAAATTAGTTATGGATAAGAATGCAGATAGGGGTGAACCGGAAGACGACACGAAAAGAGCAGAATAGGTACGAGATTTAGCCGAGTAGATCATCGAGAAATTTATCGGCCTCGGGATCGATGGAATTAAGCTTTTGAGAAGTCGGCGCAACGCTTTGTCTCTCTATTGTTTCGGGCTTTTTAGCTGAGCTGTCCTTCAACAACGCGTCAATATCTTCGGTCGCATCATCTCTTGAAACAGAGTCTGAAACGAAAATGTTCTCGCCGAGTAACTCACTCAGATCATCGTTGATCTCAGTAGCTACGCTGAATTTCTCCTTGAAGGAAAGATCTGCCAACTCCTTTTGTAGAGCCTTTTGATATTTGGATCCGTCATTTGAAGTGTTCAATTGGAGAACTTTTCCAGAAGGTTTCGGTTTTGATTTGCCaaatttttccttcagaTCGTTCTTTATCTTAACTTTGGCAATCTTTTGTGCTAGCCTATTAAACTCTTCTTGCTCTGATGGATCAAATTCACGATGGATAGAACTGTTTTTTGTGGACTGATCTCCCAGGTGCCAGTTTAGCAAATCTTCTGTCGTCATTTTGTTAACATCGATCGTTTTGGCAGCAGGCATATGCTCTACCTGGTCTCGTAGAGCAGTCTTGATCATATCAGTCAGTTCCATCTTTTCctgttcttcttgctgCCTTTTCAACTCCATCTCCCGTTCGATTTCTGGATCCTGACGAACAGTGATACTGTTTGTAGACTCCAAACCATATCTGTATGAATTATCTATCATCGGCCTTCTGGCATATTTTGGATCAAAACCAGGATCTTCTGAATCCTCACCGTCTATCGTCTCAGAGCTTTGCTCAGGAGTTTCCTCTGTGGCATTCTCATCTTTCACTTCTGAGTCCCCTACTAGTTCGCTATTAGAGGTAGTATTAGAGGAAGTTTCATTGGAAGTTCCagattcatcttttttATTCAATCCGTGCTTCTTCAAGTACTTATACTTGGCTTTCCTGTCCCATTTGTTGTTGTGCAACACCATCAGTCAGTGGCAACTGGAAAGAGTTATGAACCtgagatatcaaaaaaagGTCTCGAAATGTCGTTCAAGATGAGACTGACTGCGACAGGACCTGGTGAAGCACCAATTGAGTCTTAATATTTAATTATTGCAGTCGGGCAGTTTATCTTACAGTCGAGATTATTCTAGACCTTTCTTACTCAGTTTGGGTAGATTATTGATGTCTTATTTTTTCTATATAATGAGAAATTCTCTGATCTGCAATTGTATCAAGGTGTAAGTAATTTAGGAGCTTTCTTAATATATAGAAGAGACCATAATTATAAACTTCTGCTGAGGACCGTCAAAGTGCACAATGCAGAGACCTACAAACACCGATGGGAATTAAATAGGTCATGAGGACGAACTCCTAAAATTCAATTCCAGCTTCAGTGTAAATTCCCTATGCTTGATTTCAAACTAACATTCATTATAGCTTTCACTATTAAATCTAAGGCAATTCAACTTCCCTTTTCCAATCTATAGTCTTATTTGTGCATTTGAGAGAGTTTTATCATCTTATCAACTGAATATTATAAACGGTGCCAAGTACATTTCCTTGACGGAGTTCACGAAGAGGTAGTGTAATCGCGAttaaaattttttttcctgtCTGGTCCCTTTTCAGCCAAATTGGattcagtttctttctctttttgatCACTAAACAAAAGCTTGCCACTGAAAAATGTCAAAGTCTGCATCCAAAGCTAAGAGAGAAGCAAAGAGAGCTGCCACTGGTAAGAAGCCAAAGCTCACTAAGAAGGCTAGAGAAAAGGCTGAGGCTGGCGAGGACGGAGAGTTGGTCGATGAGGTCGCCAACTTGAAGTTGCAGCAAGATAAAGATGGTATTTCAGACAGAGTCACCACTGGTGTTTTAGCCTCCCTTGAGACTTCAAGAGATGTCAAGATCACCTCTCTATCCCTTCTGTTCCACGGTAAAGTTCTGATCCAggattcaactttggagcTCAATTATGGCCATCGTTATGGTTTATTGGGAGAGAATGGTTGCGGTAAATCTACCTTCTTGAGAGCTCTTGCTGCTAGAGAATATCCAGTTCCCTCGAGCATGGATATATACTTATTGAATGAGCCTGCTGAGCCAACCGAGTACTCTGCATTGGATTACGTTGTCAGAGAAGCTCAAGCTGAACTGGTTAGGCTTGAACATCTTGTTGAGGACATTATTGTCGAAGAGGGCCCTGAATCATTGAAGTTAGATCCTCTTTATGAGAGAATTGATGAGATGGACCCAGCTACCTTTGAATCTAGAGCTTCCATCATTTTGAACGGTCTGGGTTTCAATTCTAAAACTATTCTCAAAAAGACCAAGGACATGTCCGGTGGGTGGAGAATGCGTGTTGCCCTTGCCAAGGCATTATTCGTCAAACCAACCATTCTTTTGTTGGATGACCCAACAGCACACTTGGATCTAGAGGCTTGTGTGTGGTTGGAAGAatacttgaaaagatttgacCGTATTTTGGTGTTAGTCTCCCATTCCCAGGATTTCTTGAACGGTGTCTGTTCCAACATGATCGACATGAGACTTAAACAAATTATGATGTTTGGTGGTAACTACGATTCGTATGTCAAAACTAGAACTGAATTGGAGACCAACCAAATGAAGCAGTATGCAAAgcaacaagaagaaattgctCATATCAAGAAGTTCATCGCTTCTGCTGGTACATATGCTAACTTGGTCAGACAGGCTAAGTCCAGGCAAAAGATTTTGGATAAGATGGAGGCTGATGGTTTAATTCAACCTGTTGCCCAAGATAGAGTCTTTTCCTTCAGATTCCCAGAAATTGAGAAGTTGCCACCACCAGTTTTATCATTCGACAGTATATCGTTCAGTTACGACGAAAACCCAGAACACAACTTGTATGAAAACTTGTCATTTGGTGTTGATATGGACTCTAGAATTGCTCTTGTTGGACCAAACGGTGTCGGTAAGTCCactttgttgaaacttATGACTGGTCAGTTACAGCCACAAAGCGGTCGTGTCTCTAAGCATACCCATATCAAATTAGGTGTCTATTCCCAGCACTCTGCTGATCAATTAGACCTGACAAAGAACCCACTGGAGTTTGTCCGTGATAAGTTCTCTCATATCTCCCAAGATTTCCAATACTGGAGACAACAGCTGGGTCGTTATGGTCTGACAGGAGAGGGCCAAACTTCCCAAATGGCCACATTATCGGAGGGTCAAAGATCCAGAGTTGTGTTTGCTTTGTTGGCACTGGAGGCCCCTAACATCCTTCTGCTGGACGAGCCTACCAATGGTCTGGATATTCCAACTATTGACTCTCTGGCCGATGCCATCAATGCCTTCAGTGGTGGTGTAGTGGTTGTTTCCCATGACTTCCGTTTGTTGGACAAGATTGCCAAGGACATCTTTGTTGTTGAGAACAAGACGTGTACTAGATGGGACGACACTATCTCCAACTATAAGAAAAAGCTGGCCAAGAATGTTGTTTTGTAGGCTGGATAGCGAGCGATATACTATATTAAATTTATACTACTCTAAGAGTAACCTTCTTTATATTAATTAATTGGTACACAGCCTAGGATCCTCTATCTTAAACTAGTTTATATTATATTGCTTGACACTCCGTTCCCATTGGTTTCACTTGAAGTTGGTTCATTTGAAAACGTTGAGAACTAGTCCGGTTATATATCAAGAAAGATGTTCCGGGATAGAACCAACTTATATATATCTTATCGGCGAACCTACCCTCATAACACGGGTCAATTCAATGGTAATTCTCAGCTCGACACGACGAACCCCAACAATCGGTTTGACCTTTTGggtgaagaagaggaggcGCATGGGCTAATTGATTCTAGCTATCATGATGAGGCGGCTGAAAATGGAGATGCAATAGAAATGAAGCCACTTCCCCCCAAGTTTGCGGATATCTCCTCAGAGATTGAATTTCTGTTGGCGGAGATAGAGAAGGAAGTAACTCGGTTAAACTACCTATACAAAAAGAACCTTTTGCCTGGGTTCAATGACACGacagaagatgatgagaaAATAGATCAAATGAACTTTGTCATCACGAGCTCCTTTCAAAAGGTTTACAATAAGATCAAGAATATTGACTCCATTAAGCTTCAATATCAAGATGTTTTGAGACCCGAGGACAATTTGATTTGTGACAACCTTAAGAAGAATTTGGCTGCAAAGACCCAAGACTTATCAAAGAAGTTTAGAAAATTGCAAAATAATTATATCAAGTACTTAAAACAGGATGATTTCCAGGCAcctcaaaaacaaaatgtCATGGATGAGTGGGATGATTCGGATGCTGTAAATATTGAATCATATTCGAAGCAGGCGATGCAACAGTCTTCTGCCCTGTTACAGGAGCAAGAACAGACAGAGGGTATTAATGATCAGTTGATTCAGAGAAGGGAGAAGGAGATTTACAAGATTGCTCAAGGTGTTGTTGAGATTTCTACCATCTTTAAAGAATTGGAGACTATGGTTATTGACCAAGGGACCATATTGGACAGAATTGACTacaatttggaaaatgttgtCGTTGATTTGAAACAGAGTAATAAAGAACTGCTTAAGGGTCAAAAGCATCAGAAAAGGTCTACCAAGTGCAAACTTATCCTACTTTTAACGTTAGTGACCTTGACCCTCGCAGTAATAGTACTGATGAAACCTAGACGGACAGACCATTACTATCATGACACTCCAGAGCCATCAAAAGACACAACACCAGCAGAAGAGCCAGCTCCGGTTGAAGTCGACGAGCCCACGACAAAGAATTAATCTACATATGTGCAAAATTGATACTATTTTAACTGTCTATTAGTAATTTACAAAATTAGAAGAAATATAAAGAAACAAGGCCACTAATCATCACAGCAACATTCGACTGAAATCACATGTGCCCGTAAGGACTGTCTCTCGACATCGAAGCGGCTGGAATGTTGTTCTTATTCCTGCTCTTGGGACCTCCGAATTGTTGTGGAGCGTGAGAATTACCCTGAGGAACATAATTCTGGGGTATTCCGACCTTTCTTCTCGGTCTACCGTTCTTTTGAGGGCCGCCAATAAAGAAATCTGGATTCTTCGAAAGTAGCAGATCGGTTGTACTAGACTGATTTTGATAAGTAACAGGTGTCTGATACTGACTGTTATAAGGCCCCTGGTTTGGTGGTGGGCCCTGAAATTGGGGCGCATTATTAAACATTTGTGGGCTGGTAGAATAATAGTTTGCACTGGCAGGGAACATCTGTTGGGCGGGCGCCTCCTGCTGTCGGTCAATTCGGCCGGGCAAGACTGGATAATTACCTGCACCGGGATAATATTGAGGGTTTATTCCTTTTTGAGAAACGCTTGTGAAATTGGAACCTGTCTCAAACATATAGTCTGAAGATTGATCTTTGCTATCCGGCTTGTAGTTCAAATTTTGAtctctttcatcaacaGCGTTACCAAGAATAATTGGATCTAGAGTTGGGGAGGAATAAGGATCTGGTATTTCAGGCAACATTGGTTGCCTAGCATCATTCATCAAAGAGGATACACTATTCTGGTCGTTCGGTTCTTGTGGTAACGgtatttttggaacagcGTCCATGACGTATCTCgacttctttgaatcatttACAAAATCATTCATCTTCGTTTGAGTATTCACAGATATGACGCCGAATCTGGATCCAGAGTCACCAGTATCCAAAGTGTGTTGATGTACCAGTTCATCATTCTTCATGTCGGCTCTATCAGAGTAGAAATCCGTCAGCCCGATATTGTTAGTGTTTATGGGATCCATATTAGTTAAATCATCGTTCAGATTcatcttttcattttcgtcttcttcatcttcgtaCTTACGAGCACGAGAAACCCAGCTAGCACAGAGAATAACCAAAAGCGAACTCACTAGGGAACATCCTCCAGCTGCACACATGACAGCCATAACCCAGGTGGTGTGGGGTGAAAAAAGCAAGTATGATACCACAATTACCAGAACAGTGGCTATAAATGCAATGATCTGAAGAAAGCAGAACACTTTCCAAAACGCTGGAGAACGCTTAACCCCGGATATCAGAGACACACCCCAAACAATCGCCGTGAGTAGAGTGAAAAACGCTGCCACAGGTACAACTACTATGATCTTACTCAATATGTCTCTTGCACTGTCACTCATAATCCAGTTTTTGTATTGATCATCCAAAGTAGCAGCCACATAAGGATACTGCGTAGTTTTCTCAGAGCAGTCGCTGGAAGAGCAGTAACCAAACACcccaaacttgaaatctcCAACCTCCGACATTGCAAGACTGTTTGTGACTGGGACAGTTAGGCAACATAGAATCAGGAATGCTGTGCCTATGAGCTGAAGCAAAAACGCCACAATCTGTGAAAACAGAACACGACTTCGAAACTTATGAATACTCATGTGACGAAGCAGGGTTGTATCAGAGGAGTAACTATATTAGTTTACCAACTGTTATTATTGGTTAATAAAAGTGggcaaaaaaaaaccaaaacGCGTGGGTTGTTGAGGGTAGAGAACAGAAATGGAAAAGCCTGCTAAATTTATCTTTGTGATAAACAACATTAGCAAGGAGTATAGAAAGGTTGCCTCGAATGGCGGAATCATTAATTTTCGATTGTTCCATATGCATGGCAGACTAGTTCTACATGAACTATGTTTGTCCCCTTCGCTACGCGGTACGAGTTCGGCGCATACCAAGGCTGCCA
This is a stretch of genomic DNA from Komagataella phaffii GS115 chromosome 3, complete sequence. It encodes these proteins:
- a CDS encoding ATPase of the ATP-binding cassette (ABC) family involved in 40S and 60S ribosome biogenesis; translation: MSKSASKAKREAKRAATGKKPKLTKKAREKAEAGEDGELVDEVANLKLQQDKDGISDRVTTGVLASLETSRDVKITSLSLLFHGKVLIQDSTLELNYGHRYGLLGENGCGKSTFLRALAAREYPVPSSMDIYLLNEPAEPTEYSALDYVVREAQAELVRLEHLVEDIIVEEGPESLKLDPLYERIDEMDPATFESRASIILNGLGFNSKTILKKTKDMSGGWRMRVALAKALFVKPTILLLDDPTAHLDLEACVWLEEYLKRFDRILVLVSHSQDFLNGVCSNMIDMRLKQIMMFGGNYDSYVKTRTELETNQMKQYAKQQEEIAHIKKFIASAGTYANLVRQAKSRQKILDKMEADGLIQPVAQDRVFSFRFPEIEKLPPPVLSFDSISFSYDENPEHNLYENLSFGVDMDSRIALVGPNGVGKSTLLKLMTGQLQPQSGRVSKHTHIKLGVYSQHSADQLDLTKNPLEFVRDKFSHISQDFQYWRQQLGRYGLTGEGQTSQMATLSEGQRSRVVFALLALEAPNILLLDEPTNGLDIPTIDSLADAINAFSGGVVVVSHDFRLLDKIAKDIFVVENKTCTRWDDTISNYKKKLAKNVVL
- a CDS encoding Quinolinate phosphoribosyl transferase — its product is MSFSNPNPEFAHLLPVDGKWKKDITSWLDEDTPSFDYGGYVVGENLQSATLWIKSNGVISGVPFAQEVYKQCGLEVEWFLKEGDYICGGDEGKVKVALVKGPVRNILLAERLSLNILARCSGVATQSYITIKRAREAGYKGIIAGTRKTTPGLRLLEKYSMLVGGCDSHRYDLSSMIMLKDNHIWSTGSITKAIESAQKVIGFSTKIEVEVQDEAEANEAIAAGADIIMLDNFTGEGLKVAAINLKNKWANTNKKFYLECSGGLTLDNIKDYLCNEIDIYSTSSIHQGVGIVDFSLKINK
- a CDS encoding Acetyltransferase required for the establishment of sister chromatid cohesion, coding for MEVQRCRNCRNCTIDRVSLMVLTSVRANKSKSVTKPVHTVKKVQSHLRTSLPQQEICPVCKMAYVPYLAQDIKLHDAYHQKVQLGRPWTESWGNVLDVSTLAIPQKIQRNSTLIPCKYVEVNIDNKVEVNAAQQVIGIANKCLNAPPECNYWMSDKSRGKVFLCIAENRAIGVVVTESLNDPKVKPHWFIVEKGRVVENQTVKDVLVGISRIYVSPEWRRSGIALQLLKVVCHFSFFGITLKPLQIAWSQPSEYGGKLASKFSGVKHKSGKILIPVYNEHSP
- a CDS encoding Golgi GDP-mannose transporter yields the protein MADKGSVAAKSLTNSAPLSIFSYCAASILMTVTNKYAVSGVDFNFNFFLLAVQGIVCITLISSLKQLNVITFREFNKVEAKKWFPIAVLLVVMIYTSSKALQYLSIPIYTIFKNLTIILIAYGEVIWFGGRVTNLALGSFVLMVLSSAVASYGDSNVDTGKLNFNIGYFWMFTNCFSSAAFVLFMRKRIKLTNFKDFDTMYYNNLLSIPILLFASLTTEDWSAKNIAQNFPEDTKYAVIASMIISGMSAVGISYTSAWCVRVTSSTTYSMVGALNKLPIALSGLLFFKAPINFYSISSIFIGFAAGLVYAIAKQKQKKEDELQLPTDKS